A region of Hydrogenobacter sp. DNA encodes the following proteins:
- a CDS encoding polysaccharide biosynthesis protein, with amino-acid sequence IIEVAIEKGVKKVVALSTDKAVSPVNLYGATKLTMEKLFIAGNAYAGAKETSFSIVRYGNVVGSRGSVIPLFLKLLSEGCKELPITDERMTRFWISLEEGVRLVLFALEESEGGEVFVPKIPSVRIVELARALCPDCSFKFIGIRPGEKLHESLIAEDEARDVRLVEGEGRHYFVLLPQFSFEAKALEKWKAFPKMPEGFFYRSDQNDWWLEGEELRAFLNKALKDVET; translated from the coding sequence CATCATAGAAGTAGCCATAGAAAAGGGTGTGAAGAAGGTGGTTGCCCTATCCACCGACAAGGCGGTAAGCCCCGTAAACCTGTACGGTGCCACCAAGCTAACCATGGAGAAGCTCTTCATTGCAGGCAATGCCTATGCGGGGGCAAAGGAGACCTCTTTTAGCATAGTGCGGTATGGCAATGTGGTGGGAAGCAGGGGAAGCGTCATACCTTTATTTTTAAAGCTCCTTTCAGAGGGCTGTAAGGAGCTACCCATTACCGATGAGCGTATGACAAGGTTCTGGATAAGCCTTGAAGAGGGTGTAAGGCTCGTTCTTTTTGCCCTTGAGGAATCGGAGGGTGGAGAGGTTTTTGTGCCAAAGATTCCGAGCGTGCGTATTGTGGAGCTGGCAAGGGCTTTGTGTCCTGACTGCAGCTTTAAGTTCATAGGCATAAGACCGGGCGAGAAGCTTCACGAGAGCCTTATAGCTGAAGATGAGGCAAGGGATGTAAGGCTTGTAGAGGGTGAGGGAAGGCATTATTTTGTATTGCTTCCGCAGTTTAGCTTTGAGGCAAAGGCTTTAGAAAAGTGGAAGGCTTTTCCAAAAATGCCAGAGGGCTTTTTCTACAGGAGCGACCAAAACGACTGGTGGCTGGAGGGTGAGGAGCTGAGAGCTTTTCTTAATAAAGCTCTGAAGGACGTTGAAACATGA